The following are encoded in a window of Nakamurella sp. A5-74 genomic DNA:
- a CDS encoding DMT family transporter — MTTQTRARRGLLLITLAGVLWGTTGIVVHWVNAATGMDALTIGFWRLLVSAVVMVLFSVRTLPVLLGAVRRFPVKVPLAGVGLAAYQGLYFLSVLWTGVTVATMVSLGIAPVLTAIWESVRDRRRPTIRKSVVVVLALAGLGLIGTSGTSAVGTAPGWGLLAAIGSGTVYAAVTLLCESMADAVPARAMTTAMSISGAMTLAPWAFSHHLFPGTSAGLSGISVVGLVYIGVITTAAAYAAFNAGLRTVPSSTAAVLTLWEPITAAALAVALLHEAVTAGTAVGSGLLILAVTLLYLRPPRRRSSSVAPTSAGTPPPEAQLGPLPGPAQIGPAAVRSRGSSGVDREGDPS; from the coding sequence ATGACCACGCAGACCCGGGCGCGCCGCGGCCTGCTGCTCATCACCCTCGCCGGAGTGCTGTGGGGCACCACTGGGATCGTCGTGCACTGGGTCAACGCCGCCACCGGGATGGACGCGCTGACGATCGGCTTCTGGCGGTTGCTCGTCTCCGCGGTCGTGATGGTGCTGTTCTCCGTCCGCACCCTGCCGGTGCTGCTGGGCGCGGTGCGTCGGTTCCCGGTGAAGGTGCCGCTCGCCGGCGTAGGACTCGCCGCCTACCAGGGCCTGTACTTCCTGTCCGTGCTGTGGACCGGCGTCACCGTTGCCACCATGGTGAGCCTCGGCATCGCCCCCGTACTCACGGCGATCTGGGAGTCGGTCCGCGATCGACGCCGGCCAACCATCCGGAAATCGGTGGTCGTCGTGCTGGCACTGGCCGGTCTCGGGCTGATCGGCACCAGCGGAACGAGCGCCGTGGGGACGGCACCCGGTTGGGGACTGCTCGCCGCCATCGGATCCGGCACGGTCTACGCAGCGGTCACGCTGCTCTGCGAATCGATGGCGGACGCCGTCCCGGCCAGAGCCATGACGACCGCCATGTCGATCTCCGGGGCGATGACGTTGGCGCCCTGGGCCTTCAGCCACCACCTGTTCCCGGGAACATCGGCCGGTCTCAGTGGGATCTCCGTCGTCGGCCTGGTGTACATCGGGGTCATCACGACCGCCGCGGCCTATGCCGCATTCAACGCCGGGCTGCGAACGGTACCCAGCAGTACGGCAGCGGTGTTGACGCTGTGGGAACCCATCACTGCTGCGGCCCTGGCCGTTGCGCTGCTGCACGAGGCGGTCACCGCAGGCACGGCTGTCGGCAGCGGCCTGCTGATCCTCGCGGTGACGTTGCTCTATCTCCGCCCACCGCGTCGACGGTCGAGTAGCGTTGCACCGACATCGGCTGGGACACCGCCGCCGGAAGCCCAGCTCGGTCCCCTGCCGGGTCCGGCTCAGATCGGACCGGCGGCGGTCCGGTCCCGGGGCAGCAGCGGTGTCGACCGGGAGGGAGATCCGTCCTGA
- a CDS encoding hotdog fold thioesterase, translated as MGGELATSMGIRITEYTPERVVGTMPVVGNRQPFGLLHGGANGALAESLGSFHAALLVPDDTIAVGTELSCTHHRSATEGVVTGVSVPLHVGRSMGTFEIVISDEQGRRICTARLTGFFRPAPVAR; from the coding sequence ATGGGCGGCGAACTGGCGACGTCGATGGGCATCCGCATCACCGAGTACACACCCGAGCGGGTCGTCGGCACGATGCCGGTCGTCGGGAACCGGCAACCGTTCGGGCTGCTGCACGGTGGGGCCAACGGTGCACTGGCGGAGTCCCTGGGGTCCTTCCACGCCGCGCTGCTGGTGCCTGACGACACGATCGCCGTCGGCACCGAACTGAGCTGCACGCACCATCGCTCGGCCACCGAGGGCGTGGTCACCGGGGTCAGTGTCCCGCTGCACGTGGGCCGGTCGATGGGCACTTTCGAGATCGTCATCAGCGACGAGCAGGGCAGACGGATCTGCACCGCTCGACTGACCGGGTTCTTCCGGCCTGCACCGGTGGCGCGTTGA
- a CDS encoding ABC transporter ATP-binding protein yields MTSLEKQSPTARGAGREPILELRDLHVSYGSIAAVQGLSATVYPGEIVTLIGSNGAGKSTTLRTISGLLRPKSGEVVFNGRKINGIPGHEVVKLGICQSPEGRKIFQRMSVSENLELGAFTRNDTAKIAEDRERVLDLFPRLRERINQKAGTMSGGEQQMLAVGRALLGNPKLLLLDEPSMGLAPVLVDLIFETIQTIREQGTTVLVVEQNALAALEIADYAYVLESGHLATEGLAADLLDDDSVAAAYLGG; encoded by the coding sequence ATGACCTCGCTCGAGAAGCAGAGTCCGACGGCGCGGGGCGCCGGTAGGGAGCCGATCCTGGAACTCAGGGATCTGCACGTCAGCTACGGCAGCATCGCGGCGGTCCAAGGTCTGAGCGCCACCGTGTACCCCGGCGAGATCGTCACCCTGATCGGCTCCAACGGTGCCGGGAAGTCCACCACGCTGCGGACGATCTCCGGGCTGCTGCGTCCGAAGTCTGGTGAGGTGGTCTTCAACGGCCGCAAGATCAACGGCATCCCCGGCCACGAGGTGGTCAAGCTGGGGATCTGCCAGTCGCCCGAGGGTCGCAAGATCTTCCAGCGGATGTCGGTCTCGGAGAACCTGGAACTCGGGGCTTTCACCCGCAACGACACCGCGAAGATCGCCGAGGACCGGGAGCGGGTGCTCGACCTGTTCCCGCGCCTGCGGGAGCGCATCAACCAGAAGGCCGGCACGATGTCCGGCGGCGAGCAGCAGATGCTGGCCGTCGGTCGGGCGCTGTTGGGCAATCCCAAGCTGCTGCTGCTGGACGAGCCGTCGATGGGTCTGGCGCCGGTGCTGGTGGATCTGATCTTCGAGACGATCCAGACGATCCGTGAGCAGGGCACCACCGTGCTGGTCGTCGAGCAGAACGCGCTGGCAGCATTGGAGATCGCCGACTACGCGTACGTGCTGGAGTCCGGCCATCTGGCCACCGAGGGGCTCGCCGCGGACCTGCTCGACGACGATTCGGTGGCAGCCGCCTACCTCGGCGGCTGA
- a CDS encoding ASCH domain-containing protein gives MQIPKAIQEGVRDGRVSLAFRRWDLPRVRVGGTQLTAVGLVRFDTVDRVDDPAVLTEDDATAAGIKDLAELLRRLEPRDGAAPRSPRGSAGGAHVYRIGLSLAGEDPRVALRQKIPRGAALAELQRAVASLDAGKRTGPWMHRILLWIRDNPGVVSTELAALLQRELLPMKADIRKLKALGLTESLTVGYRLSPRGESYLRRT, from the coding sequence ATGCAGATTCCGAAGGCGATCCAGGAGGGTGTGCGGGACGGCCGGGTCAGTCTGGCTTTCCGGCGATGGGACCTGCCGCGGGTCCGGGTCGGCGGCACCCAGCTGACAGCCGTCGGGCTGGTCCGGTTCGACACCGTTGATCGGGTCGACGACCCGGCCGTGCTCACCGAGGACGACGCGACGGCCGCCGGGATCAAGGATTTGGCTGAGTTGCTGCGCCGTCTGGAACCACGCGACGGGGCCGCACCTCGCAGCCCGCGGGGGAGCGCCGGCGGAGCCCACGTCTACCGCATCGGCCTGTCGTTGGCGGGCGAGGATCCGAGAGTCGCCCTGCGGCAGAAGATCCCGCGTGGTGCCGCGCTGGCCGAGCTGCAGCGGGCGGTTGCGTCCCTGGACGCGGGGAAGCGTACCGGGCCGTGGATGCACCGGATCCTGCTCTGGATCCGGGACAACCCGGGCGTGGTGTCGACCGAGCTCGCCGCCCTGCTGCAGCGGGAGCTGCTGCCGATGAAGGCCGACATCCGCAAGCTCAAAGCACTCGGCCTGACCGAGAGCCTGACCGTCGGCTACCGACTCTCGCCCCGCGGCGAGTCCTACCTCCGCCGCACCTGA
- a CDS encoding ATP-binding cassette domain-containing protein, with product MTIPEGERELTEDVGAPELDPTVTGPAANAPALPAAHQVILEAVGLGKTYGTVLALQDVSTTVRAAEVTCVLGDNGAGKSTLIKIFAGVHQHSQGTLRIDGDVRTLSSPREALSAGIATVYQDLAVVPLMPIWRNFFLGSEPRRGVAPIRRLDVAFMKHTTRSELAKMGIDLRSVDQPIGTLSGGERQSVAIARAVYFGARVLILDEPTAALGVKQAGVVLRYIAQARDRGLGVVFITHNPHHAFPIGDRFLLLSRGRSLGEYAKQDTTIDELTRQMAGGAELDALAHELQRR from the coding sequence ATGACCATCCCGGAAGGAGAACGTGAGCTGACCGAGGACGTCGGCGCGCCGGAGCTCGATCCGACCGTGACCGGTCCTGCGGCGAACGCCCCGGCCCTGCCGGCTGCGCATCAGGTGATCCTCGAGGCTGTTGGGCTCGGCAAGACCTACGGCACGGTGCTCGCGCTGCAGGACGTCTCGACCACCGTCAGGGCAGCCGAGGTCACCTGCGTGCTCGGCGACAACGGAGCCGGCAAGTCGACGCTGATCAAGATCTTCGCGGGCGTCCACCAGCACTCCCAGGGCACGTTGCGCATCGACGGCGACGTCCGCACACTGAGCAGTCCACGGGAGGCGCTGAGCGCCGGCATCGCCACGGTGTACCAGGATCTGGCGGTGGTCCCGCTGATGCCGATCTGGCGGAACTTCTTCCTCGGCTCCGAACCGCGCCGCGGGGTAGCGCCGATCCGGCGGCTCGACGTCGCGTTCATGAAGCACACCACCCGGTCCGAGCTGGCCAAGATGGGCATCGATCTGCGCAGCGTCGATCAGCCGATCGGCACGCTCTCCGGTGGTGAGCGGCAGTCGGTGGCCATCGCCAGGGCGGTCTACTTCGGGGCGAGGGTGTTGATCCTCGACGAGCCGACCGCCGCTCTCGGCGTGAAGCAGGCCGGAGTGGTGTTGCGCTACATCGCGCAGGCCAGGGACCGCGGCCTGGGCGTCGTGTTCATCACCCACAATCCGCACCACGCGTTCCCGATCGGCGATCGCTTCCTGCTGCTGTCCCGCGGCCGCAGCCTCGGCGAGTACGCCAAGCAGGACACCACCATCGACGAGCTGACCCGGCAGATGGCCGGCGGCGCCGAGCTCGACGCACTGGCCCACGAACTGCAGCGCCGCTGA
- a CDS encoding ATP-binding cassette domain-containing protein, whose protein sequence is MTGVATGEPTQRAVGAAGAQAVRLTDVFVLHRGAGEPVMALRGVDLRVEPGERLLVEGPNGSGKSTLLRTLTGDQQVSAGRVVIGGVDITDLPPRTRDRWRAGAIGYVDQHAGRALLPELTVLDNVALQLRVSGGSLISARTQAMTTLEAVGMQGVASRRIPSLSGGEAQRVAICAAVAHRPALLLADEPTGELDEDAARAVIDLIGTVADRGSAVLLVTHDPRSRRFSPRRIVIRDGRIAEDLHAPGQSDAARGSTPRVGTDGAHPVDSRGWMHIPPSTTGLDVPSPDRTRPLDDSPLVVLDAVSTTFPGRAPLPALTLTLTRGRWWAVTGPSGSGKTTLLHQICGLADPTSGSVSVDGTAWSGLDRRRRADHRRVACAVSTQRTLLVESLTATENLIQECAIRGVSPAGVGRLLADISLAAVADREAAVLSGGERQRLALARALVSAAPVLVLDEPTSQQDELSARRIAALLRTAVRAGRSVISSSHDPLLLAAADEVLDITSGTVTH, encoded by the coding sequence ATGACCGGGGTCGCTACCGGAGAGCCGACGCAGCGCGCGGTGGGAGCCGCGGGCGCCCAAGCAGTTCGGCTGACGGACGTCTTCGTCCTGCACCGGGGGGCGGGCGAGCCGGTGATGGCGCTCAGGGGTGTCGACCTGCGCGTCGAGCCCGGCGAGCGGCTGCTGGTCGAAGGTCCCAACGGGTCCGGCAAGTCGACCCTGCTCCGCACGCTCACCGGCGATCAGCAGGTCTCCGCCGGCCGGGTCGTCATCGGGGGCGTCGACATCACCGATCTGCCCCCACGCACCCGCGACCGCTGGCGAGCCGGGGCGATCGGCTACGTCGACCAGCACGCCGGACGAGCGTTGTTGCCGGAGCTGACCGTGCTGGACAACGTGGCCCTGCAACTGCGGGTGTCCGGAGGCTCGCTCATCTCGGCTCGGACACAGGCCATGACGACCCTGGAAGCCGTCGGCATGCAAGGGGTTGCTTCGCGTCGCATCCCGAGCCTGTCCGGTGGCGAGGCCCAACGGGTGGCCATCTGCGCCGCCGTCGCCCACCGACCGGCGCTGCTGCTGGCCGACGAGCCCACCGGCGAACTCGACGAGGACGCAGCCCGCGCGGTGATCGACCTGATCGGCACGGTGGCCGACCGGGGCAGCGCTGTGCTGCTGGTGACCCACGATCCACGATCGCGACGGTTCAGCCCCCGCCGGATCGTCATCCGGGACGGACGCATCGCCGAGGATCTGCACGCACCCGGCCAGTCCGACGCCGCTCGCGGAAGCACCCCGCGGGTCGGCACCGACGGAGCGCACCCGGTCGACAGTCGTGGCTGGATGCACATCCCGCCGTCCACCACCGGGCTCGACGTTCCCAGCCCGGATCGGACGCGGCCGCTCGACGACTCTCCACTGGTGGTGCTCGATGCCGTCAGCACCACTTTCCCAGGGCGCGCGCCCCTCCCTGCACTCACCCTGACCCTCACGAGAGGTCGTTGGTGGGCAGTGACCGGGCCATCCGGGAGTGGGAAAACGACGCTGCTGCACCAGATCTGCGGTCTGGCGGACCCGACCTCCGGGTCCGTGAGCGTCGACGGCACCGCCTGGTCCGGGCTCGACCGTCGACGGCGTGCGGACCATCGAAGGGTCGCCTGTGCCGTGTCCACCCAGCGCACCCTGTTGGTCGAAAGCCTCACTGCCACCGAGAACCTGATCCAGGAGTGCGCGATCCGCGGTGTCTCCCCCGCCGGTGTGGGGCGCCTGCTCGCCGACATCTCGCTCGCCGCCGTGGCCGACCGGGAGGCCGCGGTGCTGTCCGGTGGTGAGCGGCAACGGCTGGCACTGGCCAGGGCGCTGGTCTCCGCGGCTCCGGTCCTGGTGCTCGACGAGCCGACCTCCCAGCAGGACGAGCTGTCGGCCAGGCGGATCGCAGCATTGCTGCGCACTGCGGTGCGCGCCGGGCGGAGCGTGATCAGCTCCTCGCACGATCCCCTGCTGTTGGCCGCGGCCGACGAGGTCCTTGACATCACCTCGGGCACCGTCACGCACTGA
- a CDS encoding GIY-YIG nuclease family protein, whose translation MPCVYILQCSDGSLYVGSTTSMDLRLAQHNDGTGAVYTRSRRPVTLLWREDYENVADAFAMEKRIQNWSRAKRQALINGDFDELQRLSRSTAKRRRLRDSD comes from the coding sequence ATGCCTTGCGTCTACATCCTGCAGTGCTCGGACGGCAGCCTCTATGTGGGCAGCACGACGTCGATGGACCTGCGGCTCGCCCAGCACAACGACGGGACGGGTGCTGTGTACACGCGCAGCCGCCGACCCGTCACCCTGCTCTGGCGGGAGGACTACGAGAACGTCGCCGACGCGTTCGCGATGGAGAAGCGCATACAGAACTGGAGCAGGGCAAAACGGCAGGCACTCATCAATGGTGATTTTGATGAACTCCAACGCCTCTCGCGTTCGACGGCCAAGCGCCGTCGACTGCGGGACAGCGACTGA
- the polA gene encoding DNA polymerase I yields MDGHSLAYRAFYALPVQNFSTTTGQPTNAVYGFTSMLINLLRDERPTHVAVAFDLSRKTWRSEEFAAYKANRSASPDDFRGQVDLIREVLAAMRIPTLQAENYEADDVIATLTVRAVEEGMAVRICTGDRDALQLVNDQVTVLYPKKGVSELTRFTPEEVQAKYDLTPAQYPDFAALRGDPSDNLPGIPGVGEKTAAKWIREFGSLADLVDRVDQVGGKVGDALRDNLAGVLQNRRLTELVKDVALEADPREDLVAQPYDREAVHAIFDNLQFRVLRERLLDIFEQADETSVEGGFDVEGGKLAPGEVRSWLDTHGATGRIGMVVRGAFGAGAGDVHLLAFAAPDGEACIVDVTEIDPDDDAAIAEFLADPERPKVGHDLKPAINALLARGWSVDGIACDTALAAYLALPGQRSFDLGDLVQRYLHRTLQAGSGDESGQLMLDVEVEDTSHLAVMIEARAVLDLAEVLASQLAAGSQLELLNDIELPVMTILGQMERSGIAVDAELLAELHSQFSAEVNAAALRAYEVIGKEVNLGSPKQLQVILFDELEMPKTKRTKTGYTTDADALQSLHERTGHPFLEHLLRHRDVMKLRTTIEGLQKSVSADGRIHTTYLQNIAATGRLSSTEPNLQNIPVRTDEGRQIRRVFVPGQGFDVLLTADYSQIEMRIMAHLSHDAGLIEAFRSGEDLHTFVASRALGVPLEEVTGEMRRRIKAMTYGLAYGLSAFGLSGQLKIPVEEAKEQMDAYFTRFGGVRDYLRRSVDQARIDGYTETLFGRRRYLPDLTSDIRQRRELAERVALNSPIQGTAADIIKVAMIRVQRRLADEGLKSRLLLQVHDELVCEVPTAEIGAVTAVLREEMAGAYALDVAMDVSVGVGADWDAAAH; encoded by the coding sequence ATGGACGGCCACTCGCTGGCCTACCGCGCCTTCTACGCGCTGCCGGTGCAGAACTTCTCCACCACCACCGGCCAGCCGACCAACGCGGTGTACGGCTTCACCTCCATGTTGATCAACCTGCTGCGGGATGAGCGACCGACCCATGTGGCCGTCGCGTTCGATCTGTCGCGGAAGACCTGGCGCAGCGAGGAGTTCGCCGCCTACAAGGCGAACCGGTCGGCGTCCCCGGACGATTTCCGCGGTCAGGTCGACCTGATCCGTGAGGTGCTGGCCGCGATGCGGATCCCGACGCTGCAGGCCGAGAACTACGAGGCGGACGACGTCATCGCCACACTGACGGTGCGGGCAGTGGAGGAGGGCATGGCGGTACGCATCTGTACCGGCGACCGCGACGCCCTGCAGTTGGTCAACGACCAGGTCACCGTGCTCTACCCCAAGAAGGGTGTCTCCGAGCTCACCCGGTTCACCCCGGAAGAGGTCCAGGCGAAGTACGACCTCACCCCGGCCCAGTACCCCGACTTCGCGGCGCTGCGCGGCGATCCCTCCGACAACCTGCCGGGAATCCCCGGCGTCGGCGAGAAGACCGCCGCCAAGTGGATCCGGGAGTTCGGCTCGCTGGCCGACCTCGTCGACCGGGTCGATCAGGTGGGCGGCAAGGTCGGGGATGCGTTGCGGGACAACCTGGCCGGCGTGCTGCAGAACCGCAGGCTCACCGAGCTCGTCAAGGACGTCGCGCTCGAGGCCGATCCTCGCGAGGACCTGGTGGCACAGCCCTACGACCGCGAGGCTGTGCACGCGATCTTCGACAACCTGCAGTTCCGGGTGCTCCGCGAACGACTGCTGGACATCTTCGAGCAGGCCGACGAGACCTCGGTCGAGGGCGGGTTCGACGTCGAGGGCGGCAAGCTGGCCCCCGGTGAGGTCCGGTCCTGGTTGGACACCCACGGTGCCACCGGGCGGATCGGGATGGTTGTCCGCGGCGCGTTCGGTGCCGGTGCGGGCGACGTCCACCTGCTCGCCTTCGCTGCGCCCGACGGCGAGGCCTGCATTGTCGACGTCACCGAGATCGATCCGGACGACGACGCGGCGATCGCCGAGTTCCTGGCCGATCCGGAGCGGCCGAAGGTCGGCCACGACCTCAAGCCGGCGATCAACGCCCTCCTCGCCCGCGGCTGGAGCGTCGACGGGATCGCCTGCGACACGGCCCTCGCGGCCTACCTGGCCCTGCCAGGTCAGCGCTCGTTCGACCTCGGTGACCTGGTCCAGCGCTACCTGCACCGGACGTTGCAGGCCGGGTCGGGCGACGAATCCGGTCAGCTGATGCTGGACGTCGAGGTGGAGGACACCTCGCATCTTGCGGTGATGATCGAGGCCCGAGCGGTGCTCGACCTTGCCGAGGTGCTGGCCTCACAGCTGGCCGCCGGGAGTCAGCTGGAGCTGCTGAACGACATCGAGCTGCCGGTCATGACGATCCTCGGGCAGATGGAGCGCAGCGGCATCGCCGTGGACGCAGAGCTGTTGGCGGAGTTGCACTCCCAGTTCTCCGCCGAGGTCAACGCCGCGGCACTCCGGGCCTACGAGGTGATCGGCAAGGAGGTCAACCTCGGGTCACCGAAGCAACTGCAGGTGATCCTCTTCGACGAGCTCGAGATGCCGAAGACCAAGCGCACCAAGACCGGGTACACCACTGATGCCGATGCGCTGCAGTCCCTGCACGAACGCACCGGGCATCCGTTCCTGGAGCACCTGCTGCGGCACCGGGACGTGATGAAGCTCCGGACGACGATCGAGGGGCTGCAGAAGTCGGTGTCCGCCGACGGTCGGATCCACACCACCTACCTGCAGAACATCGCCGCCACCGGTCGACTGTCGTCCACCGAACCCAACCTGCAGAACATCCCGGTCCGTACGGACGAGGGCCGGCAGATCCGCCGGGTGTTCGTGCCTGGTCAGGGTTTCGACGTGCTGCTCACCGCCGACTACTCGCAGATCGAGATGCGCATCATGGCGCACCTGTCCCACGACGCCGGGCTGATCGAGGCGTTCCGCTCGGGCGAGGATCTGCACACGTTCGTCGCCTCCCGCGCGCTCGGTGTGCCGCTCGAGGAGGTCACCGGGGAGATGCGTCGCCGGATCAAGGCGATGACGTACGGTCTGGCCTACGGCTTGTCGGCGTTCGGTCTGTCCGGGCAGTTGAAGATCCCGGTCGAGGAGGCGAAGGAGCAGATGGATGCCTACTTCACCCGATTCGGTGGGGTCCGCGACTACCTGCGCAGGTCTGTCGACCAGGCCCGCATCGACGGTTACACCGAGACGCTGTTCGGCCGCCGCCGGTATCTGCCCGATCTGACCAGCGACATCCGTCAACGCCGTGAGCTGGCCGAGCGGGTGGCGCTCAACTCGCCGATCCAGGGCACGGCCGCCGACATCATCAAGGTGGCCATGATCCGGGTCCAGCGGCGGCTCGCCGACGAGGGGCTGAAGTCCCGGTTGCTGCTGCAGGTGCACGACGAACTGGTCTGCGAGGTGCCGACAGCGGAGATCGGCGCGGTGACCGCGGTGCTCCGGGAGGAGATGGCCGGGGCCTACGCCCTGGATGTGGCGATGGACGTCTCGGTCGGCGTGGGTGCCGACTGGGACGCCGCCGCCCACTGA
- a CDS encoding SDR family oxidoreductase produces MDTPSLMLVTGATGYIGTRLVPELLEAGHRVRVLSRSADKLKDRPWLADVEVIEGDATDHGDLLRALDGVRVAYYLLHSMDGKGDFQQRDRELAQRFSDAAAAQDVARIVYLGGLHPAGEKLSDHLASRVEVGQILLDGAVPAAVLQAAVIVGTGSASFEMLRHLTERLPAMVAPRWLRNRIQPIAVRDVLHYLVGAAGLPADLNRTLDIGGPEVLTYDEMIQRFAKLAGLRRRLIVTVPVLTPKLAGHWVGLVTPVPAGLAKPLVDSLVHEVVCREDDIRELVPEVEPLLDFEQSVQAALADVGTMDDPDSPSPDQLDPARAVAGDPDWVGEPHYTDRRSSITTRSPADVWGSVAAIGGDTGWYGTDALWQMRGALDKVIGGPGMDRGRPNRELQVGDDVDNWVVEAVDAPHSLTLRARTKLPGTAWLRFEVSTDAPDAADPENADAAGTTRLTQISTFRPSGLSGHLYWNVIAPAHRVVFGRLHRGMLTDSTDR; encoded by the coding sequence ATGGACACACCATCACTCATGTTGGTGACCGGCGCGACCGGCTACATCGGTACCCGCCTGGTGCCCGAGCTGCTCGAGGCGGGCCACCGCGTCCGGGTGTTGAGCCGCTCGGCCGACAAGCTGAAGGACCGCCCGTGGCTGGCCGACGTCGAGGTCATCGAGGGTGACGCCACCGATCACGGAGACCTGCTCCGGGCACTCGACGGCGTGCGGGTGGCCTACTACCTGCTGCACTCGATGGACGGAAAGGGCGACTTCCAACAGCGGGATCGCGAACTGGCGCAACGCTTCTCCGATGCTGCGGCCGCGCAGGACGTCGCCCGAATCGTCTATCTCGGTGGGTTGCACCCTGCCGGGGAGAAGCTCTCGGACCATCTCGCCTCCCGCGTCGAGGTCGGCCAGATCCTGCTCGACGGCGCGGTCCCCGCGGCGGTCCTGCAGGCGGCAGTGATCGTCGGCACGGGGTCGGCGTCCTTCGAGATGCTGCGGCACCTCACCGAGCGCCTGCCGGCCATGGTCGCCCCGCGCTGGCTGCGCAACAGGATCCAGCCGATCGCCGTCCGCGACGTGCTGCACTACCTGGTCGGCGCGGCAGGTCTGCCGGCAGACCTCAACCGCACCCTGGACATCGGCGGCCCGGAGGTGCTCACCTACGACGAGATGATCCAACGTTTCGCGAAGCTCGCCGGACTGCGCCGCCGGCTGATCGTCACGGTGCCGGTGCTGACGCCGAAGCTGGCGGGACACTGGGTCGGCCTGGTCACTCCGGTACCGGCAGGTCTGGCGAAACCGTTGGTGGACAGCCTCGTCCACGAGGTCGTGTGCCGGGAGGACGACATCCGGGAGCTGGTTCCCGAAGTGGAGCCGCTGCTGGACTTCGAGCAGTCGGTGCAGGCCGCACTCGCCGATGTCGGCACCATGGACGACCCGGACTCCCCCTCCCCCGACCAGCTCGACCCGGCGCGTGCGGTGGCCGGCGATCCGGACTGGGTCGGTGAGCCGCACTACACCGACCGCCGGTCGTCGATCACCACCCGCAGCCCCGCAGATGTGTGGGGATCCGTCGCTGCCATCGGCGGCGACACCGGTTGGTACGGAACGGATGCGCTCTGGCAGATGCGCGGGGCGTTGGACAAGGTGATCGGCGGGCCAGGGATGGATCGCGGTCGGCCGAACCGTGAGCTGCAGGTCGGCGACGATGTCGACAACTGGGTGGTCGAGGCCGTGGATGCGCCGCACTCGCTCACCCTCCGCGCCCGCACCAAGCTGCCCGGCACTGCATGGCTGCGGTTCGAGGTCTCCACCGATGCACCCGACGCCGCCGATCCCGAGAACGCCGATGCGGCAGGCACCACTCGGCTGACCCAGATCTCCACGTTCCGGCCCAGCGGTCTCAGCGGCCACCTCTACTGGAACGTGATCGCGCCGGCCCACCGGGTGGTGTTCGGCCGGCTGCACCGCGGCATGCTCACGGACAGCACGGACCGCTGA
- a CDS encoding type II CAAX endopeptidase family protein: MTEPTGETRAVPRPTTRQVTIVIATLIVGAGILAWLITIEPGDRTFLLATVLLAAVWTIGAFLTGRPKMGHPASRVPGRIALPAVLGVVAGLSVIVVFVVGALIVTTIPSLRELVRSVLDHRNAGLFGVVTLTLVAGASEELFFRGALYDVLRGRHPIVFSTLIYTLTTVATGNWMLVFAALVLGALTGTLRYLTDGILASVLTHCIWSAGMLLALPAVLG, from the coding sequence ATGACGGAGCCGACGGGCGAGACCCGCGCCGTCCCGCGCCCGACCACCCGCCAGGTGACCATCGTGATCGCGACGCTGATCGTCGGGGCCGGCATCCTGGCCTGGTTGATCACGATCGAACCGGGCGACCGCACCTTCCTGCTCGCCACCGTGCTGCTCGCCGCGGTGTGGACGATCGGGGCGTTTCTGACGGGCCGCCCGAAGATGGGGCATCCAGCATCCCGGGTCCCCGGCCGGATCGCGCTGCCGGCGGTGCTGGGAGTGGTTGCAGGACTGTCGGTGATCGTCGTGTTCGTCGTCGGAGCACTGATCGTCACCACCATTCCGTCACTGCGCGAGCTGGTGCGCTCCGTGCTCGATCACCGCAATGCCGGTCTGTTCGGGGTGGTCACCCTGACCCTGGTGGCCGGCGCCAGCGAAGAGCTCTTCTTCCGCGGCGCGCTGTACGACGTCCTGCGAGGGCGGCACCCGATCGTCTTCAGCACGCTGATCTACACGCTGACGACGGTCGCCACCGGCAACTGGATGCTCGTCTTCGCGGCCCTGGTCCTGGGCGCGCTGACGGGCACGCTGCGGTACCTCACCGACGGCATCCTCGCCTCGGTGCTCACCCACTGCATCTGGTCCGCCGGGATGCTGCTGGCCCTCCCGGCCGTCCTCGGATGA